From a single Bremerella alba genomic region:
- a CDS encoding ATP-binding protein translates to MAMSEDRPINDRARELLEEHRDSIFRRTDHMFAWLMFFQWLAGIGIALWVSPFSWAGRTHYIHPHIWSALVIGGLICSLPILLANYYPGKAITRQTIAVGQALASALLIHLMGGRIEAHFHIFGSLAFLAFYRDWKVLTTASIVIAVDHIARGLLWPESLYGISIFGLQRSLEHVGWVIFEDVFLIYSTWISCREMTVIANRRAEMEKMQSEVEREVTERTREIELQRLVLQESHERLERQTDELRKAIEASEGANRAKSSFLANMSHEIRTPLTAILGFADVLLETGDIYKAPVERIEAIETIRRNGSHLISLINDLLDFSKIEAGKFQVENLPCSLHRLIADIRQLMQVRAEEKKLNIKVDYSGPIPEMILTDPTRLRQILMNLLSNAIKFTHEGTVNMQVGLVGKSPNRRIQIDVTDTGIGISEEMRDKLFQPFTQADGSMSRRFGGTGLGLTISKRFAGLLGGDLTILDTTHSGTTFRLIIDPGPLHNVSFQEPETTPFAPDLEKSKPTDTKNALRDLRILLVEDGPDNQRLISFLLKKAGAEVDLAENGELGYQKATAASIAGSPFDLILMDMQMPIMDGYTATMKLRADGYPNPIIALTAHAMAEDRNRCIEAGCTDYSTKPVDRAKLIELIRFHAAAASV, encoded by the coding sequence ATGGCGATGAGTGAAGATCGTCCCATTAATGACCGCGCTCGTGAACTTCTCGAAGAGCATCGCGATTCGATATTTCGCCGCACCGACCATATGTTCGCGTGGCTGATGTTCTTTCAGTGGCTCGCCGGGATCGGGATCGCGTTGTGGGTCTCGCCGTTCTCTTGGGCAGGTCGTACTCATTACATTCACCCGCACATCTGGTCCGCCCTGGTCATCGGTGGGCTGATTTGTAGTTTGCCTATCCTCTTGGCAAATTACTATCCCGGCAAGGCCATAACACGTCAGACCATTGCTGTTGGCCAGGCATTAGCATCGGCGCTGCTGATTCACCTGATGGGTGGTCGTATCGAAGCGCACTTTCATATTTTCGGCTCGTTAGCTTTCCTGGCGTTCTATCGCGACTGGAAGGTTCTGACAACGGCTTCGATCGTAATTGCCGTCGATCATATCGCACGTGGTTTGCTGTGGCCTGAATCGCTCTATGGAATTTCGATTTTTGGTTTGCAGCGTTCGCTAGAACATGTTGGCTGGGTGATTTTCGAGGATGTCTTCCTGATTTACTCGACCTGGATCAGTTGTCGAGAAATGACGGTCATCGCCAATCGCCGCGCCGAAATGGAAAAAATGCAGTCCGAAGTCGAGCGAGAAGTGACTGAGCGAACCCGTGAAATCGAATTGCAGCGTTTGGTTCTGCAAGAATCTCACGAACGTCTCGAACGGCAAACCGATGAACTTCGCAAGGCCATTGAAGCCAGCGAGGGCGCGAACCGAGCCAAGAGCTCGTTCCTAGCCAATATGAGCCACGAAATCCGGACACCCCTCACGGCAATCCTAGGATTTGCCGACGTGCTGTTAGAAACAGGGGACATCTACAAAGCTCCTGTCGAACGAATCGAAGCCATCGAGACGATTCGTCGCAACGGCTCTCACTTGATTTCGCTCATTAACGACCTTTTGGACTTCTCGAAGATCGAAGCCGGTAAGTTCCAAGTCGAGAACCTTCCCTGCTCGCTTCACCGCCTCATTGCAGACATTCGCCAATTGATGCAGGTGCGTGCGGAAGAGAAAAAGCTGAATATCAAAGTTGACTACAGCGGTCCAATCCCTGAAATGATTTTGACCGATCCGACACGTTTGCGGCAGATCCTCATGAATTTGCTCAGCAACGCGATCAAGTTCACCCACGAAGGCACCGTGAACATGCAAGTCGGTCTTGTCGGTAAGTCGCCCAATCGTCGAATCCAAATTGACGTGACGGATACCGGCATCGGTATCTCGGAAGAAATGCGTGACAAATTATTCCAACCGTTCACCCAAGCCGATGGATCGATGTCGCGGCGTTTCGGTGGAACAGGCCTGGGGCTCACCATTAGCAAGCGATTCGCCGGTTTACTCGGTGGTGATCTAACCATTCTCGATACCACTCATAGTGGTACCACCTTTCGGCTTATTATCGATCCGGGTCCGCTGCATAATGTTTCCTTCCAAGAGCCAGAAACAACGCCTTTCGCCCCTGATCTGGAAAAGAGTAAACCCACCGATACAAAGAATGCCCTCCGAGACTTGAGGATTCTGCTCGTCGAAGATGGCCCCGACAACCAGCGTTTGATATCGTTCCTGCTGAAAAAAGCGGGAGCCGAAGTCGACTTGGCAGAGAACGGCGAACTCGGCTACCAGAAAGCAACCGCAGCCAGTATCGCGGGGAGCCCCTTCGATCTAATCCTGATGGACATGCAAATGCCGATCATGGATGGCTATACGGCCACAATGAAGTTGCGGGCCGATGGCTACCCCAATCCGATTATTGCCTTGACGGCCCATGCGATGGCCGAAGATCGTAATCGCTGCATCGAAGCTGGATGCACCGACTATTCCACCAAGCCGGTCGATCGAGCGAAGCTAATTGAACTGATTCGCTTCCACGCTGCGGCTGCCTCGGTTTAG
- a CDS encoding type 1 glutamine amidotransferase has translation MNDTRYLLIQIRDFDDPIRLQEISCFADALQSTPESITVFDLLSMRLEASHLAEFDMVMIGGSGRYSVTSNAPWMKHAMVSLQRLLESGKPTFASCWGFQSLARAAGGKVIHDLPHAELGTSLVTLTDAGKLDPIFSQLPESFEAYMGHEDRVIELPPGTTLLASTEAVAQQAFRFDGCPIYCTQFHPELTLPTLLSRVEAYPEYCERIAQVPFDVFRRQCQAAPHCETLLRLFQEHFLA, from the coding sequence ATGAACGACACGCGTTACCTCCTGATCCAGATTCGCGATTTCGATGATCCGATTCGCCTGCAAGAGATCAGCTGTTTTGCTGACGCATTGCAGTCTACACCAGAGTCGATCACCGTTTTCGACCTGTTATCGATGCGTCTCGAAGCTTCGCACCTGGCCGAATTCGATATGGTAATGATTGGCGGCTCAGGGCGTTACAGCGTGACCAGCAATGCCCCTTGGATGAAGCATGCGATGGTCAGCTTGCAGCGTTTGCTGGAAAGTGGAAAACCAACATTCGCGTCGTGCTGGGGATTTCAATCGCTGGCCAGGGCCGCCGGTGGCAAAGTCATTCACGACCTGCCGCACGCGGAACTGGGAACCAGCCTGGTTACGCTGACCGATGCCGGCAAGCTCGACCCGATATTCTCGCAACTGCCCGAGAGCTTCGAGGCCTATATGGGGCACGAAGACCGCGTGATCGAGTTACCGCCGGGGACTACTCTATTGGCCTCGACCGAAGCGGTTGCTCAGCAGGCATTTCGATTCGATGGTTGCCCCATTTATTGCACGCAGTTCCATCCCGAGCTGACGTTACCAACGCTGCTTAGTCGAGTGGAAGCTTACCCAGAGTATTGCGAACGCATCGCCCAGGTTCCTTTCGATGTCTTTCGTCGTCAATGCCAAGCGGCACCCCATTGCGAAACCTTGCTCCGGCTCTTCCAAGAGCACTTTCTTGCCTAG